The stretch of DNA AGGGGGATTGCTTTGCTCCAAAGAATATTCATATAGATTCTATTGATTTTTTGAAAGATATGAAGCAATTAAGATTTTTTAGATTTTTTACAAGTATTGTAAAAAGTAAGGATTATACTCCACTTTTAAGTCTTGAAAATATAGAACATTTATCTATTAAGCCGTTTAAAGAAGTTAATAAATTATATGATGAGATAATTAAATTACCTAAATTAAAATATGGAACAATTGTATTTAATCCCGAATTTTATAAAAAATAGAGGTGTTATAATGAAAAATGGAGAGCATTATTTTCACACTGAAGAACAAATGAATTTTTTGGATAAATGGTTTAGTAAATTTATATAGTATTAGCTTAAGTTTGGTCGAATTTGAGAGGATTAAGTCAGAAGTTGTGTATAATAAATTTACAAAAATGCTACTAAGATATTAATTAGTAGGTTTTTGTTTTAAAATAATATAAAGTAAATGCTGAATATATTGAATAGAATATGTTATTATAATATGGTTTAACAAAATTTAAACAAAATTAATGTTATGTTAATACGAAATTATAAATTTAAAGATATGAATGTTTTGAAAATGAAGAGAGATAGAATTTTAGAAAAACTAAGAAACTCTTAAATGGAAAAATCTAAAAATTGGACGAGAAGACTATTTATCAGAAGTAGATAAGTAGTCTTTTTTGTGCGAACAAAAAGTTATTATTTATTTGTTTATTATGATTTTTGTAATATTAAGGTATTGACAATTAAGTTAGTTAGTGTTAATCTATTATTACCGATAGTTATGTCGGTAAGGAGGACAAAATGACTAGAGAACGACTAACATCAAGAGAAAGAAAATTGAAAATACAAAATATTGCATTAGATGTTTTTACAAGAAAAGGATATAAAAACACAAGTATGTATGATTTAGTACAAGCTACTGGACTGTCCACAGGAGGTTTGTACCACTATTATAAAAGTACAACTGAAATTCTATACGATTTGATGTTAAGAGGTTGTAAATATCGAGAAGACATTATTGAAAAAAAGATATGTGAAATTTCTAAGCCTTTAAGTGTAGAGTTATTAGCTGAAATTACTGTTGATAGGGCACTTTCTACTAATATATTTATTCCAATATATGTTATGTTTTTGCAGTCAATGAAGGAAGATGAAGACTTACAGGAACTTTATAAAAAATTACAGGACAGTTATATCAAAAATTTTAAACGAATGCTGGATGAATATGACTATGGAGAAATTTGTGAAGAGTCTTTGAAATTACTCAATGATTTACTTAATACTATTATCTTGAGTTGTGAGACATTGGGAATTAGGGAACATTTAGTTTCACAACGTCAAGTTCTTGAGAAAATGATAATTGATGTTTTAATGATAAATAGAGAAGAGGTGTAATTAGATGAATAAAGATAGTAAAGAGCTCTTAACAGCTAAACCGTTACAAATATTAATTAAACTTTCATTGCCGGCAATATTAGGGATGATTGTTATCGGCTTATATCCGCTGATGGATGGGATTTTTGCCGGCCAGATACTTGGAGAGAAAGCTATGACCGCTGTAGGAATTGCCACTCCGTTCACATATATCAATACGGGTATCGCAACTTTAATTGGGGTAGGTTCAGCGTCACTATTATCCAGAGCCATTGGAGAAGGAAATCAAAAAATAATAGATAAAGTTATGGGAAATCTTTGTTTTTGGATTCTAACATTGTCAACAATTGTTACTGTTTTAGGGATCTTATTTTGCCAACAATTACTTAGTGTATTTGGTGCAAAAGGAGAACTTTTAAATCTTTCTACTCGTTATTTACGAATTATTTTTATAGGGTCTATTTTTGTAAATTTCGCGCAGGCAGCAAATATGGTTATGCGTGGCGAGGGGTTGATGAAACGAGCAATGCTTATTATGGGAATTGGTGCAGGTATAAATATATTGTTGGATCCGATTCTTATGATACTATTTAGAGAGCGTGGTATTGAAGGTGCTGCTGTCGCTACGATAACAGCACAATTTGTTCAGGCAATTTTTACTCTTTGGTATTTTAAGAAAAAAAGTAAAGTTGTAAAAATTGGGATAATTAGAAAAGAAGGGGATATAACCGTAGATATGTTTTCCGTAGGTGTTTCTGCTATGCTTATGCAGGTGTTAACTATTATTCAGCAGAGTTTTCTTTATAGTCAAGCTTTTCGTTATGGTGGAGAAACATCCGCAGCTATTATGGCGGCTATCTTAAGAATACAGGCTTTTTCATTCATTCCACTTTGGGGAATGAGTCAAGGATTACAACCTGCTATTGGTGCCAATTTTGGAGCAGAGCAGTATGACAGGGTCAAAAAAATATTCAATGTTTTCGCTATCAGTTCTATTATATTAGCTGCTTGTTTTTGGATACCTTCAGAAATTTTTGCTAAACCAATTCTTGGATTATTTGGATTATCCGATGAAACACTATTTTTAGCTATTCCGAATTTCCGCATAATGTACAGTATTTTCATTGCTTATGGGGTAATGATTATGACTATAACATTTTTTCAAGCGATTGGAGATGGTAAAACAGCCGGTATTTTAGTTATGTTAAGACAGATAATTTTGTTTATTCCAGCTGTAATTTTATTACCTCGTATGATTGGGGCACAGAGCCTTTGGTACGTTTTGCCAATAATTGATGGAGTCGTTGTGTTACTAGGAATTCAGGGATATTTTATGGCAGTAAAAAAAATGGAGAAAAAATAGATTATATAGAAAAACGGTAAATTGTGAATGATTTACTGTTTTTTATTGTGAAACAACAAGGTTCCCAGGAACCCACCCGATGCGAAGCATCGTGGAAGGGTAGGGTTCTTATTGATGAAAATAAAAGATAATATATTATGTAATTGAAAAAATTAGTCGAAAAATTGAAAAATCCCAAAAAAAGATAAAAAACTAATTCGAGTATTACTATTATGAAGAATGGAGAGCATTATTTTCATACCGAAGAACAAATGTATTTTTCGGATAATTGGTTTAGTAAATTTATAAAAAATGAGTAAAATAATTTCACTAAAATAGTTGTTATAAATAAAAAAAGTGGTATAATTAAAATTGCATTTAACCTATCAAAAAGAGATTTTAATTTCATCATATTTTACAATAATATGATTTAGTTTAAAATAATAGGATTATATTAGAAAGAAGGAAAATTTATGAATCAAAAAACACTTAAAATTTTAGGATGGATTGCAACTTGTACAGCAATGCTTATGTATATATCCTATTTTCCACAAATTATTAATAACTTACATGGAAATAAAAGTGGTTTTTTACAACCTATGGTTGCAGCAGTTAACTGTACTTTGTGGGTTAGCTACGGATTTTTTCAAAAGAAAAAAGATTGGCCAATTATTGTAGCAAATATACCGGGTGTAATTTTTGGAACAATCGCTGCTTTAACAGCTTTATAAAAATTTAGGGGGAATAATGAATCCATTTCTTTTAGTAGCTATAAAATTATTAATTGGATTTTTAGCTTTAATAACTATAATAAATATCTCAGGAAAAGGAAACTTAGCACCGAATTCAGCAAGTGATCAAGTTCAAAATTATGTGCTTGGGGGAATAATTGGTGGTGTAATTTACAATAATAGTATTAAGATAATAGAGTTTATTGCTATTTTATGTATTTGGTGTGCTCTTGTGTTAGGCCTAAAATGGCTTAAACAACATGTTGTAAAAGTAAAACAAGTTATAGATGGAAAAGCATTGATAGTTATTGATGAAGGTAAAATTAATATAGAAAATTGTAGAAAAGTAGGTTTATCCGCTCATGATGTATCTTTTAAACTTAGAACTAATAATGTTTATTCAATAAAAGATGTGAAAAGAGCCATTGTTGAACAAAATGGTCAACTTATAATTATTCATTATGGAGAAGAAAATCCAAAGTTCCCATTGATAACAGACGGACATTTACAAACTGATATTTTAGAAACAATAGGAAAAGACGAAGATTGGTTAATTGAAGAAATTAAAAAACAAGGATTAGAAAAATACAGTGATGTATTTTTAGGAGAATATGTAGATGGAAAGTTAATTCTAGCTCCTTATAATTAATAGGTACAGAAGTAAAACAGATAGTAGAAATGCTATCTTTTTTTGTTGATAAAAAGGGATAAAAATGAAAATTTATCCGTGTGCAATTCGACTCGTATAGAAAAAATATAAGATATATGATAGAATTATGATGTGTAATTATATATTAGAGATAAGGAGATTCCATTGTGGCAAAAGTAACTAAAGAACATATTTCAGCAAAAGGATTTGCAATTCAAATTTATACTGAAGACTTTAAAAACGATTATATAAGTCTTACAGATATTGCTAGATATAAAAGTGATGAACCTTTTATTGTTATAAATAATTGGTTAAGAAGTAAAGATACAATTGAATTTTTAGGTTTGTGGGAATCAATGAATAATATAAATTTTAAACCTATCGAATTCGATAGGTTTAAAAATGAAGCTGGCAGTAATGCTTTTACTTTATCTCCACAAAAATGGATTGAAAAAACAAATGCTATAGGTATAGTATGCAAATCAGGAAGATATGGAGGAACATTTGCCCATAGTGATATTGCGATGGAATTTGCATCATGGATTTCTGCAGAGTTTAAACTGTATATTATTCAGGATTATAAGAGACTTAAATCAGACGAAAATTCAAGATTATCATTAAATTGGAATTTGAATAGAGAAATCTCTAAAATTAATTATAAAATTCATACAGATGCTATAAAAACATATTTACTAAATGATTTAACAGAAAGCCAATTAGGCTTTAAATATGCAAGTGAAGCCGATATGTTAAATGTAGCATTATTTAATAAAACCGCAAAACAATGGAGAGAAGAAAATCCGAACTTAAAAGGAAATATGAGAGACTATGCAAGTTTAAATGAACTTTTAGTACTAGCTAATATGGAAAGCTATAATGCTGTTTTAATTGAAAAAGGACTATCACAAAAAGAAAGAATGATTGAACTTAGAAAACTTGCAAGAACTCAAATGATTTCACTTGAAAAACTTAATGACATAGGAATTAAAAGTCTGGAAGATAAGACTAAGGAATAGATAATATATATGTTTTGAGAGATAGCATATCTGCTATCTCTTTGTTTTTTATTTTGAAATAGTTGCTTTGTAATTTGGAATTCTTTATATGCATGAAATGTAGAATAAAAGTAATTTATATGATATAATTCAATTATATTATAACATTATTGTATATGGAGATATATATTATGAAGGACAGTACTAAGGAAGATAAAGATTATCTTATTAAAATTTGTAAATTTGTTAAACTTGAATATAAAAATATTCCTAATCTAATTACTTCAAAAAAATGCAAAAATTACAACTTATGGACGATTTTTGCAAAGAATAAAGAAAATAATAAGACTGAGTGTTTACATGTAGGAAGTAGCAAAGATATTTGTAGTGAACTTCGAAAAATATTGAAGTTAATGATTTCAAAGCCTGAAAAAGTGTCAATATCGACAACTTTTCATAAAAATGTTTATGAGATTACTACTTATAATGACAAAAACAGTATCAAATACAGAATGTTGTATCAAAATTATGATAATTTTGAAATATATAAAATCAATGTTGAAAAATATCTATTAGGAGAAAATATTGGAGACTATAATAAAATTAATTATGCTGAAGTAAAATTTGCATATGATAATAAAGCTTTATTATGGAATCCTGCACCAGCATGTAACGGAAACCAAGAGAAAGAAATTTTAAATAAGTTTTTGAATAGATAAATTATCCTAAAGGAGATATTATTATGAATGATAGTATATTA from Parvimonas micra encodes:
- a CDS encoding TetR/AcrR family transcriptional regulator; this translates as MTRERLTSRERKLKIQNIALDVFTRKGYKNTSMYDLVQATGLSTGGLYHYYKSTTEILYDLMLRGCKYREDIIEKKICEISKPLSVELLAEITVDRALSTNIFIPIYVMFLQSMKEDEDLQELYKKLQDSYIKNFKRMLDEYDYGEICEESLKLLNDLLNTIILSCETLGIREHLVSQRQVLEKMIIDVLMINREEV
- a CDS encoding MATE family efflux transporter — translated: MNKDSKELLTAKPLQILIKLSLPAILGMIVIGLYPLMDGIFAGQILGEKAMTAVGIATPFTYINTGIATLIGVGSASLLSRAIGEGNQKIIDKVMGNLCFWILTLSTIVTVLGILFCQQLLSVFGAKGELLNLSTRYLRIIFIGSIFVNFAQAANMVMRGEGLMKRAMLIMGIGAGINILLDPILMILFRERGIEGAAVATITAQFVQAIFTLWYFKKKSKVVKIGIIRKEGDITVDMFSVGVSAMLMQVLTIIQQSFLYSQAFRYGGETSAAIMAAILRIQAFSFIPLWGMSQGLQPAIGANFGAEQYDRVKKIFNVFAISSIILAACFWIPSEIFAKPILGLFGLSDETLFLAIPNFRIMYSIFIAYGVMIMTITFFQAIGDGKTAGILVMLRQIILFIPAVILLPRMIGAQSLWYVLPIIDGVVVLLGIQGYFMAVKKMEKK
- a CDS encoding SemiSWEET family transporter, which translates into the protein MNQKTLKILGWIATCTAMLMYISYFPQIINNLHGNKSGFLQPMVAAVNCTLWVSYGFFQKKKDWPIIVANIPGVIFGTIAALTAL
- a CDS encoding DUF421 domain-containing protein; translation: MNPFLLVAIKLLIGFLALITIINISGKGNLAPNSASDQVQNYVLGGIIGGVIYNNSIKIIEFIAILCIWCALVLGLKWLKQHVVKVKQVIDGKALIVIDEGKINIENCRKVGLSAHDVSFKLRTNNVYSIKDVKRAIVEQNGQLIIIHYGEENPKFPLITDGHLQTDILETIGKDEDWLIEEIKKQGLEKYSDVFLGEYVDGKLILAPYN
- a CDS encoding KilA-N domain-containing protein encodes the protein MAKVTKEHISAKGFAIQIYTEDFKNDYISLTDIARYKSDEPFIVINNWLRSKDTIEFLGLWESMNNINFKPIEFDRFKNEAGSNAFTLSPQKWIEKTNAIGIVCKSGRYGGTFAHSDIAMEFASWISAEFKLYIIQDYKRLKSDENSRLSLNWNLNREISKINYKIHTDAIKTYLLNDLTESQLGFKYASEADMLNVALFNKTAKQWREENPNLKGNMRDYASLNELLVLANMESYNAVLIEKGLSQKERMIELRKLARTQMISLEKLNDIGIKSLEDKTKE